The Candidatus Peregrinibacteria bacterium genome segment ATCTTTTCTTATATGTTCTGCTTTGAATAGTATGACTGCTCTCGGAATGCCAAAAAGTTACAAAATAGTATGAAAACCTTAGAAAAAGAAAATTGCTCTTTCCTGAGTCTCTATATTATGATTTGTGCAACAAAGCCATTCATAATTCAAAATTATTGTAACTATTTCTTCCTCGAGATGATAAGCATAAGATCACCATTTTTAAAATGAATTTCTGCGGCAATTCCTTGAGCAGAAAGTTCACGCGCCAGAGATTCGAGTACTTCTGTTTTCCTGGCGATATACGCTCCTTCTGTTTTTTCGATAAATCCCTCAAGGTCTTCATATTCATCAAGATTTTTCATCATGAGCTCCTGTTGATGTTTTACATCCGCGAGTTCTTCACTGAGTTCCCTTCTTTTTTTCTTCAACTGCTTTTCTGAGTCCAGAAGATGTAAATAGTGCGGATCTTCTTCCAGTTGTTTCTTGAGCTGTTTTTCGAGTTTTTTTCTTGCGTCTTTTGTCGCCTTATAATTTTCAAAGGCTTCTCCAAGCTTTTCCGCTGCCCGAGCGGTTACTTCCTGAAATGAACTCATGGGAAATGAAAAAAATCTCGGGAATTGTGCCATGAAAGTGAAAGGAACTCAACTCAAATTCATTCCGAACTCCCTTATTCCTAATTCCTACTTCCTACTTCCTGTTTTATATGCTTGTCACATGTCTTTCCACTCTGTAAAATTCCACCGACTTTCCTTTTCCTTTATGCGAGACACTTGGAGTATTTTCGACGTCATCGGTCCAGTGATGATGGGTCCATCGAGTTCACACACCGCCGGTGCGTGTAAACTCGGATATATGGCGGGCATCATTTTTGGAAAAAAGCCAACAAAGTGTGTCCTCCGCCTTCATGGGTCATTTGGAGAAGTATATCAAGGACATCGCACCGATGTTGCTCTTGTTGGTGGAATCCTCGGGATGTTGCCGTCGGATACAAATTTGAAAGATGCTTTCAAAAAAGCAAAAGCAGCTCATATTGAGATTGAAGTTGTTCCTACGAATCTCGGGAACGGCTTTCATCCAAATACCGTAGATTTTGTGCTGTACTCTGGAAATGATCGAATGAGAATCATTGGCTCATCGCTCGGAGGAGGAAAAGTCGTAATCTCTGAGATCGACAAGGTCAATGTTTCCCTCACGGGATCATACTCTTCACTCCTCATTTGTTACGATAATACAAAATTTAATTTAAGCCATATCATGAAGTACGCTGCAGAGCAAAATATTACCATCGTAAAAATGGAGACTACTCAATATAAAGATCGATCTCTCATTGACATTGAGATTCGCGAACAGTTTGAAACTCCTATCGTTCACGAAATTGAAGTTTTTGAAGGAGTGCATTGGGCACGGTTTGTGAATCACATTTCTCATTTTACCGAAGTTGGACTTTAAAAAATTTTAGATTTTAAATTTTGGATTTTAGATTAAAAAACCATTTAAAATTCAAAATTTATAATTTATAATTCCCCGAGATGTCTTTTCAATTTTATTCGGCAAAAAAACTCCTCGAAATTATCGAGGCAAACAAATTTACGCGCATTTCTGATGTCGTTATTGAAACGGAAAAGGAACTTACGGGACATTCTTCTGAAGAAATTTTCGAAAACATGAGGAGACGTCTTCTCATCATGAGAGAATCTATTCGTGCAGGGCAGAAAAAAACACTGAAATCGAAAAGCGGAATGGTAGGAGGAGAATCAAAACTCATGAAGAATTTGCGTGGGAAAGAAATCTTCCTTTCCGAACTCATGAGGAAAGCAACGGAGTATGCACTTTCAGTCATGGAGGTAAGCGCATGCATGGGAAAAATTGTCGCTGCTCCAACAGCCGGATCTTCCGGAATTCTTCCAGGTTGCCTCTGGGCACTCCAAGAAAACTTGCATCTCGCGGAAGAAGAAGTTGTTCGAGGTCTTCTTACTGCAGCCGGTATTGGTGTTATTATTGGAAATATTTCGACATTTTCTGCGGCAGAAGCAGGATGCCAAGCGGAAGTAGGAGCATCTGCAGCGATGACAGCTGCAGGAATTTCAGAAGTGCGAGGTCTCTCCGCAGAACGATGCATAAATGCCGCTGCACTTGCTCTCAAAAATATGCTCGGACTCGCATGCGACCCCATTGCAGGACTTGTGGAAGTCCCGTGTGTAAAAAGAAATGCTTTTGGTGTCGTGCACGCCATGACTGCGAGTGATATGAGCTACGCCGGGATTACGAGTATTGTTCCATTTGATGAAGTCGTAAAAGCAATGAATAACATCGCCAAAAACATGAATGAAAATATTCGTGAAACTGCAAAAGGAGGACTTGCCATGAGTAAAACGGGAAAGAAAATATCTGAAAAAGTGTATGGGAAAAAAACCACATAACTCGTGAAGTCAGTTGTAGAGGAGAAGTCTCGGGAATTCAGATCGTAAAACGAATTATTGGACGCTTTCGGCATCGGAAATTATTTTGCGTCCATCTACTTTTAACTTTCCTTCTTTCTCGAGTTCAGAAATTGCCTTTGTAACGGTTTCACGGGCAAGTCCTGTAAAAGATGCGAGTTTTTCATGAGTAATTTTTGTCCTTTTCCGCAGAATTCTCGGGAGAAAATTCCTTTCATCGTTTCGCTGAATGATTTTTATTGCCTCTAAAACATGTTCCTTCGCCGTTAAAACCGTTGTGGACTTAATACGGTCTTCATATTCGCGCATTTTTTCCGTAACCATTTGAAGAAGTCTGAGGACTATTTCTGGATATCGCCGCACTACCGCAAGAAATGCTTCTGTTGAAAGCGCACAAATACGTATATTATCGCTTGCTTCAGCGTAATGAGTGGTTTGTTCATTTGGATTCAGAGAAATATTCCCAAAAAATGACCCGGGTTTCAGAATATCGAGAATTATCTTCTTCCCTTCATGTACTTGATAGAGTATCACCTCGCCCTCTTTTAAAATATACACCGTATCGAGCTTTCTTCCTGGCTCAAAAACGAGTTCTTTTTTCCCCAAATAATGTTCAATCGTAAAATTCTCAATCGCCATGAGATCAGAATCTGTAATTCCTTCGAATAAATTAAATTGCTTCAGATACCAAAATTTCGGGCGCATTGGTGTTTTTGCCATAAGAGAGAGCAAAAGTTCATTCGGATCATCTCATATTCCCACTTGAAATACAAAAAATTCCTTTATCTCTGAAGTGGTATTTGGAGCAAAAACGATCATTCGAGGGATATTTTGAACACACCGCTTCCGCGGG includes the following:
- the sdaAB gene encoding L-serine ammonia-lyase, iron-sulfur-dependent, subunit beta — protein: MRDTWSIFDVIGPVMMGPSSSHTAGACKLGYMAGIIFGKKPTKCVLRLHGSFGEVYQGHRTDVALVGGILGMLPSDTNLKDAFKKAKAAHIEIEVVPTNLGNGFHPNTVDFVLYSGNDRMRIIGSSLGGGKVVISEIDKVNVSLTGSYSSLLICYDNTKFNLSHIMKYAAEQNITIVKMETTQYKDRSLIDIEIREQFETPIVHEIEVFEGVHWARFVNHISHFTEVGL
- the sdaAA gene encoding L-serine ammonia-lyase, iron-sulfur-dependent, subunit alpha; protein product: MSFQFYSAKKLLEIIEANKFTRISDVVIETEKELTGHSSEEIFENMRRRLLIMRESIRAGQKKTLKSKSGMVGGESKLMKNLRGKEIFLSELMRKATEYALSVMEVSACMGKIVAAPTAGSSGILPGCLWALQENLHLAEEEVVRGLLTAAGIGVIIGNISTFSAAEAGCQAEVGASAAMTAAGISEVRGLSAERCINAAALALKNMLGLACDPIAGLVEVPCVKRNAFGVVHAMTASDMSYAGITSIVPFDEVVKAMNNIAKNMNENIRETAKGGLAMSKTGKKISEKVYGKKTT
- a CDS encoding Crp/Fnr family transcriptional regulator, which translates into the protein MAKTPMRPKFWYLKQFNLFEGITDSDLMAIENFTIEHYLGKKELVFEPGRKLDTVYILKEGEVILYQVHEGKKIILDILKPGSFFGNISLNPNEQTTHYAEASDNIRICALSTEAFLAVVRRYPEIVLRLLQMVTEKMREYEDRIKSTTVLTAKEHVLEAIKIIQRNDERNFLPRILRKRTKITHEKLASFTGLARETVTKAISELEKEGKLKVDGRKIISDAESVQ